A DNA window from Flavisolibacter ginsenosidimutans contains the following coding sequences:
- a CDS encoding DUF4397 domain-containing protein, translating into MKKNIVLTILTLAAMTTWLLSCKTDLELKAPVSLTGGYAYLKVADYATSFRQVVNKSDSFNVYVGNSKINGSFLTYGSIYPTVTNMYSAVPPGPQTIRITVNGVTTPDSVTIATFTKTFTAGNYYSLLLTDSLLNSNDAKQIFVQDNFTPVDTSHYSIRFAHLIMNDSAGKNVDVYSTRQAANLFSNVSPGTVTPFTVQNYTQLSDTLIVRRAGGSLELARINTAVLARQRAYTLVYRGVPNTTTGTKGRSLIIQTNY; encoded by the coding sequence ATGAAAAAAAATATTGTTCTTACAATACTTACGCTGGCTGCGATGACCACATGGCTCTTGTCGTGTAAAACCGACCTTGAATTAAAGGCACCTGTTTCGCTTACCGGCGGCTATGCTTATTTAAAAGTGGCGGATTATGCTACCTCCTTCCGGCAGGTAGTTAATAAAAGCGACAGCTTCAATGTCTATGTCGGAAATTCAAAGATCAACGGATCGTTTTTGACCTACGGTTCCATTTATCCCACGGTAACAAATATGTATTCTGCCGTACCTCCGGGGCCACAGACAATACGGATTACCGTTAACGGTGTAACCACGCCCGATTCGGTAACCATTGCCACGTTTACAAAAACGTTTACTGCCGGAAACTACTATAGCTTGCTGCTTACGGATTCATTACTGAATTCAAATGATGCAAAGCAGATTTTCGTGCAGGATAACTTTACACCGGTTGATACCTCGCATTACAGCATTCGGTTTGCACATTTAATCATGAACGACAGTGCCGGTAAAAACGTAGATGTTTACTCAACACGTCAGGCGGCAAATTTATTTAGCAACGTTAGTCCGGGTACGGTGACTCCGTTTACAGTGCAGAACTACACACAGCTTTCCGATACGTTAATCGTACGGCGTGCTGGCGGTTCGCTTGAACTGGCAAGGATAAACACAGCAGTTTTGGCCCGTCAGCGGGCTTATACCCTTGTTTATAGGGGCGTGCCAAACACAACAACCGGTACGAAAGGAAGGTCATTAATTATTCAGACAAATTATTAA
- a CDS encoding rhodanese-like domain-containing protein — MKHLFAAAFCFSVFAGHAQFKADNVRYKTVFPEDLCQTLKANPGYVLLDVRSDGEYNDTLSMSPSLNIGHLQNAQHIDIRQLPARWKELTAYKDQPLFIYCSHSQRSRRASRLLADSGFTKVYNINGGLTNFYAQGIQSLPCSNYTIVTNVPYKIVSAKQLASNKENYYIIDLRSDSVFNGKTANERIKMEGRFVNAVNIPFENFGKALSLYPDKKILLVDDYGDKSPLAAKMLLDKGFKNVSILFNGMDAWLDYATNATEKPSVKWTSFSKVTLLSPDEFSKWTDGNKSFTLIDVRPKDQFNNGSKSYWQNIGQIKNAVNVPVSEFPAPASLPDKSTPVVVYGFNSENEIFGTAQWFKSQGYRNVYVLQGGIWNLRWASHNLKNKSRLNNLVVNVPAENE; from the coding sequence ATGAAACACTTGTTTGCCGCCGCGTTTTGCTTTTCGGTTTTTGCCGGCCATGCGCAGTTCAAAGCCGACAACGTAAGATACAAAACCGTTTTTCCCGAAGACCTTTGCCAAACACTTAAGGCCAATCCCGGCTACGTTCTGCTTGACGTGCGCAGCGACGGTGAATACAACGATACCTTGTCCATGTCGCCTTCGTTAAACATTGGTCACCTGCAAAACGCACAGCACATTGACATCCGGCAATTGCCAGCAAGATGGAAAGAATTAACGGCTTACAAAGACCAGCCGCTTTTCATTTATTGTTCGCACAGCCAGCGCAGCCGCAGGGCATCGCGGCTTTTGGCCGACAGCGGCTTCACAAAAGTTTACAACATCAACGGCGGGCTGACCAATTTCTATGCACAGGGAATTCAGTCATTGCCCTGCTCCAATTACACAATTGTAACAAACGTTCCGTATAAAATTGTTTCGGCAAAACAATTGGCAAGCAACAAGGAGAATTATTACATCATTGACCTTCGAAGTGACTCTGTGTTCAACGGAAAAACAGCAAACGAAAGAATTAAGATGGAGGGCCGCTTTGTCAATGCCGTAAACATTCCTTTTGAAAATTTTGGAAAGGCCTTAAGCCTCTATCCCGATAAAAAAATTTTGCTGGTAGATGATTACGGCGACAAAAGCCCGCTGGCGGCAAAAATGCTTCTCGACAAAGGATTTAAAAACGTGAGCATTTTGTTCAACGGCATGGATGCCTGGCTTGACTACGCGACGAACGCAACGGAAAAACCTTCTGTTAAATGGACAAGTTTTAGCAAAGTAACTTTGCTTTCTCCCGACGAATTCAGCAAATGGACAGACGGGAACAAAAGCTTTACGCTGATTGACGTTCGCCCCAAAGATCAATTCAACAACGGGTCAAAAAGTTACTGGCAAAATATCGGGCAAATTAAGAACGCGGTTAACGTTCCCGTGTCCGAGTTTCCGGCCCCGGCTTCGCTTCCGGACAAATCCACACCGGTAGTGGTTTACGGCTTTAACAGCGAGAACGAAATCTTCGGTACGGCGCAATGGTTCAAAAGCCAGGGCTACAGAAACGTGTATGTTTTGCAAGGCGGTATCTGGAACCTTCGTTGGGCTTCGCACAACCTGAAAAACAAATCACGCCTGAACAATTTGGTCGTAAACGTTCCGGCCGAAAACGAATAG
- a CDS encoding SusD/RagB family nutrient-binding outer membrane lipoprotein, producing the protein MRNKFLKSFLFLGGFVILCNTSCKKKIDDAYLNPNAAVVEPIESILPGVIGSFTAFYSSAGTGYGVQADGILLGRYIQYWGTTTNGELYGQMGWPVGTSSDNTGSVWAAVYYGQGQNVNKIIRWGTEQEKWDYVGVGWAIRAWGWLELTNEYSDAPLKEAFNTSLSQFHYDTQPEFYDSCRAICFRALSFLNRTDGNVSKANLAIGDAYFYGGDVNKWKKFVYGILARSYIDLSNKTLYQTNSYGDSAIKYASLAMTTNDDNAMVKVSGGLTSAVNNYFGPFRGNIGTLRQSAYIADLMSGRNDSAFKGVSDPRAWYILRENQNNTFKGFTPWLGTSGLPTADYPKNFWGNPTPSSTAGSTPDSSRYVYQNTSPWPMMTASEMQFIIAEAQLRKGNRAAALTAYTNGISLNFDMLTTTYPQNIPAERIITPAVKAAYLANTAAVPDASTLTLSHIMLQKYIALYAWGVQQTWVDMRKFHYVDLDPTSVGTPKQVYAGFAPPSGINLYATNYGKYVYRNRPRYNSEYLYDVPELTRIGAYQNLDYNTYEMWFSMK; encoded by the coding sequence ATGCGAAATAAATTTTTAAAATCGTTCCTTTTTCTTGGAGGTTTTGTGATTCTATGTAACACATCCTGCAAGAAAAAAATTGACGACGCTTATTTAAACCCGAATGCCGCCGTTGTTGAACCCATTGAAAGCATTTTACCCGGCGTCATTGGTAGTTTCACGGCTTTCTACTCATCTGCGGGCACAGGCTATGGTGTACAAGCCGATGGCATCTTGCTTGGCCGCTACATCCAATATTGGGGTACTACGACAAACGGCGAGTTATACGGCCAAATGGGTTGGCCGGTGGGAACCAGCAGCGACAATACCGGTTCTGTCTGGGCGGCGGTTTATTATGGCCAGGGACAAAACGTAAACAAAATTATCCGCTGGGGCACCGAGCAGGAAAAATGGGATTATGTTGGTGTGGGCTGGGCCATTCGTGCCTGGGGTTGGCTTGAACTGACGAACGAATACAGTGATGCCCCGTTGAAAGAAGCTTTCAACACCAGCCTTTCACAATTTCACTACGATACGCAACCCGAGTTTTATGACAGTTGCCGCGCCATTTGCTTCCGCGCCTTGAGTTTTTTAAACCGTACAGACGGAAACGTAAGCAAAGCAAACCTGGCTATCGGCGATGCTTATTTCTACGGCGGCGATGTAAACAAGTGGAAGAAATTTGTCTATGGCATTCTTGCCCGTTCGTACATTGATCTTAGCAACAAGACGCTTTACCAAACAAACAGCTATGGCGATTCTGCCATAAAGTATGCAAGTTTGGCAATGACCACCAACGATGATAACGCAATGGTGAAGGTTTCGGGTGGATTAACGTCGGCTGTAAACAATTACTTCGGTCCTTTCCGGGGAAACATCGGCACTCTCCGCCAGTCTGCATACATTGCCGACCTGATGTCAGGCAGAAACGACAGCGCCTTCAAAGGCGTAAGCGATCCAAGAGCCTGGTATATTCTGCGCGAAAATCAAAACAATACGTTCAAAGGGTTCACGCCCTGGCTGGGAACTTCAGGATTGCCAACTGCTGATTATCCAAAGAATTTCTGGGGCAATCCAACGCCATCCTCTACTGCCGGTTCTACACCCGACAGCAGCCGCTATGTTTATCAAAATACCAGCCCTTGGCCAATGATGACGGCCTCTGAAATGCAGTTCATTATTGCGGAAGCGCAACTGAGAAAAGGCAACCGTGCAGCAGCATTGACGGCTTACACAAACGGCATCAGCCTGAACTTTGACATGCTGACTACTACTTACCCGCAAAATATACCAGCGGAAAGAATCATCACACCGGCAGTTAAAGCGGCTTATTTAGCCAATACAGCGGCTGTCCCCGATGCAAGCACTTTGACTCTCTCCCACATCATGCTCCAAAAATATATTGCCTTGTATGCCTGGGGTGTGCAGCAAACCTGGGTGGATATGCGCAAGTTTCATTACGTTGACCTTGACCCAACGAGCGTCGGCACGCCAAAGCAAGTATATGCGGGCTTTGCCCCTCCAAGCGGCATTAACCTGTATGCAACAAATTATGGAAAATACGTTTACAGGAACAGGCCACGTTACAATTCGGAATACCTGTACGATGTTCCAGAATTAACCCGCATCGGCGCTTATCAAAATTTGGACTACAACACATACGAAATGTGGTTCTCGATGAAATGA
- the ychF gene encoding redox-regulated ATPase YchF — protein sequence MALQAGIVGLPNVGKSTLFNAVSNSAKAQASNYRFCTIDPNVGLVDVPDARLNKLAELVQPNRIVPTQIEIVDIAGLVRGASKGEGLGNKFLGNIREVDAIIHVVRCFEDENVLREEGAINPVSDKEIIDTELQLKDLESIEKKKSRLEKTAKFDVKAKAELDVLQRCKAHLEQGKSIRELNLSKEELAALADLFLLTSKPVLYVANVDEASMHTGNKFSQALQEAVRGEDAQVVVMNNNIEAQISEMEHADDKQMFMEEYGMKEPALDRLIHSAYKLLNLQTYFTAGVQEVRAWTIHEGWKAPQAASVIHTDFEKGFIKAEVISYDDFVKYGSEAAAREAGRLRIEGKEYVVKDGDVMHFRFNV from the coding sequence ATGGCATTACAAGCAGGTATCGTTGGACTTCCGAACGTGGGCAAATCAACACTATTTAACGCGGTCAGCAACAGCGCCAAAGCGCAGGCGAGCAACTACCGTTTTTGCACCATTGATCCAAACGTGGGTTTGGTAGATGTGCCCGATGCAAGGCTGAACAAACTTGCGGAACTGGTGCAGCCGAACCGGATCGTTCCCACCCAAATTGAAATTGTGGACATTGCCGGCCTCGTTCGCGGCGCCAGCAAAGGCGAAGGCCTGGGCAATAAATTTTTGGGCAACATTCGCGAGGTGGACGCCATCATTCACGTGGTTCGCTGCTTTGAAGACGAAAACGTTTTGCGCGAAGAAGGCGCTATCAATCCCGTTAGCGACAAAGAAATTATTGATACGGAACTCCAGTTGAAAGATTTGGAAAGCATTGAAAAGAAAAAAAGCCGTTTGGAAAAAACAGCAAAGTTCGATGTGAAAGCCAAAGCCGAATTAGACGTATTGCAGCGCTGCAAAGCGCACCTTGAACAAGGCAAAAGCATTCGCGAACTGAATTTGAGCAAGGAAGAATTGGCCGCCCTTGCCGATTTGTTCTTACTTACATCAAAGCCTGTTTTGTACGTGGCCAATGTCGACGAGGCCAGTATGCACACCGGAAACAAATTTTCGCAGGCATTGCAAGAGGCGGTGAGAGGAGAAGATGCGCAAGTGGTTGTTATGAACAACAACATTGAAGCGCAAATTTCCGAAATGGAACATGCCGACGACAAGCAAATGTTCATGGAAGAATACGGCATGAAAGAACCGGCGCTCGACCGTTTGATCCATTCGGCTTACAAACTTTTAAACCTTCAAACTTACTTCACAGCCGGTGTGCAAGAAGTTCGTGCATGGACGATTCACGAAGGCTGGAAAGCGCCGCAGGCAGCCAGTGTTATTCACACCGATTTTGAAAAAGGCTTCATCAAAGCCGAAGTGATTTCTTACGATGATTTTGTGAAATACGGTTCCGAGGCCGCTGCCCGTGAAGCGGGCCGCTTGCGCATTGAAGGCAAAGAATACGTAGTGAAAGACGGCGACGTGATGCACTTCCGGTTTAATGTATAA
- a CDS encoding nucleoside recognition domain-containing protein produces MALSRIWSAFVIIAIGVAAFQWLVYGNETIFNRMVVGKADETYPYVLTGYDRDTTKASRDAFVNTVKPFGFVKKDSAKDFRYIITNDPFSDTVKALKKVVPDVTVYTYNYVRAIGAKPVDGIIETCKSAVNISIGLIGFMALFMGFMSIAERAGGIRFLSRIIGPFFSRLFPGVPKGHPAYGHMMMNFSANLLGLDNAATPFGLKAMESLQELNTNKETATNAQIMFLCLHASGFSLIPVAIIAARAALKAGNPTDIFVPCMIATFAATLAAMFIVSFKQKINVFQPVILAWVGGLSALITLLVLYLTSLNAERVQVVSAVIGNGVLLLILFLIVIAGVYKKIDVFDAFINGAKGGFDTAVRIIPYLVGMLVAISMLRTSGSFDVVINVVKNLFAAFGADTRFVDGLPTALIRPLSGSGARGMMIDTMKTFGPDSFVGRLACILQGSSDTTFYVIAVYFGAVNIKNTRYAVGAMLLADLVGIIVSVLLCYLFFG; encoded by the coding sequence ATGGCCTTAAGCAGAATTTGGTCGGCTTTTGTCATCATTGCAATTGGCGTTGCCGCCTTTCAATGGTTGGTGTACGGCAACGAAACGATTTTTAACCGCATGGTCGTGGGCAAGGCCGACGAAACCTATCCCTATGTCCTCACCGGCTACGACCGCGACACGACAAAAGCATCACGGGACGCTTTTGTAAATACCGTTAAGCCTTTTGGCTTTGTCAAAAAAGATTCGGCAAAAGATTTTCGCTATATCATTACCAATGATCCTTTTTCCGATACCGTAAAAGCCTTAAAGAAGGTTGTTCCCGACGTAACGGTTTACACCTACAACTACGTTCGCGCCATTGGCGCAAAGCCGGTTGATGGCATCATCGAAACCTGTAAATCCGCCGTTAACATCAGCATCGGCCTGATTGGTTTTATGGCTTTGTTCATGGGCTTTATGTCCATTGCTGAAAGAGCCGGCGGCATTCGTTTTTTGTCGCGCATCATCGGTCCTTTTTTCAGCCGCTTGTTTCCCGGCGTGCCCAAAGGCCATCCGGCATACGGCCATATGATGATGAATTTTTCCGCCAATCTTTTGGGCCTCGACAATGCCGCTACGCCTTTTGGCCTGAAGGCGATGGAAAGCTTGCAGGAATTGAACACGAACAAAGAAACCGCAACCAACGCACAGATCATGTTCCTGTGCTTGCACGCATCGGGCTTCTCCTTAATTCCGGTTGCCATCATTGCGGCAAGAGCCGCGTTGAAAGCCGGCAACCCAACCGATATTTTCGTTCCTTGCATGATTGCGACGTTTGCCGCAACGCTGGCCGCGATGTTCATTGTTTCGTTCAAACAAAAGATCAACGTTTTTCAGCCGGTGATACTTGCCTGGGTGGGCGGACTGTCGGCACTCATTACTCTGCTCGTTCTTTATCTCACATCGTTGAATGCGGAACGTGTACAGGTCGTTTCTGCCGTCATCGGCAACGGTGTTTTGCTCCTGATTTTATTTCTGATTGTCATTGCCGGCGTGTACAAAAAAATTGACGTGTTCGATGCGTTTATCAATGGCGCAAAGGGTGGCTTCGACACGGCCGTTCGCATCATACCTTATCTCGTGGGCATGTTGGTTGCCATCAGCATGTTGCGTACCAGCGGAAGCTTTGACGTGGTTATTAATGTGGTAAAAAACTTATTTGCAGCCTTTGGCGCCGATACAAGATTTGTTGACGGCTTGCCCACTGCTTTAATCAGGCCGTTGAGCGGCAGCGGGGCAAGGGGCATGATGATTGACACAATGAAAACCTTTGGCCCCGATTCGTTTGTGGGAAGGCTTGCCTGCATTTTACAAGGTTCTTCCGATACCACGTTTTACGTGATTGCCGTTTACTTTGGCGCGGTGAATATTAAGAATACACGTTATGCCGTTGGCGCTATGTTGTTGGCTGACCTGGTAGGCATCATCGTTTCGGTGTTGCTCTGTTATTTATTTTTTGGATAG